TCTCCTCCGCCGTCCAGGTAACCTCGGTGTCGCTCTCTTTCGTGTAGCGCACGCCGTCGTCCTTGACCACGGTGTCGTCCTCGCCGTAGAACGCTTCGTCCCGGACGGAGTACCAGCCCTCGTACTTCGACAGGTAGATGTCGCCGTTGGCTTCCATCTTCTTCCAGATGGCCTGCGACGCGGCGTAGTGATCCTCATCAGTGGTCCGGATGAAGCGGTCATAAGTGATCCCCAGGGCGGCATGTGCTGCCTTGTAGACCTCCGCGTTCCTGTCCACCAGCTCCTTGGGCGTGATGCCTTCCTTCTCGGCCGTCTGGGCGATCTTCATGCCGTGCTCGTCCGTGCCGGTCAGGAACATCACGTCATAGCCGTCGAGCCGCTTGAAGCGCGCCATGGCGTCGGTGGCAATGTACTCGTAGGCGTGCCCGATGTGCGGCACGCCGTTGGGGTAGGTGATGGCCGTGGTGATGTAGTACGGCGTTTTCTCTGAAGCAGTCACGTGCGGACAGTTACCTTCGGTGCGGAGGGACGGGCTAGATCAGTTCAGTCAGGGTATCGCTGAGCCGGACAAGTTCGTGGTCGTGTGACGCCACCAGCACGGCAATTCCGTCGGACGTGGTGTCTTTCAGGATGCTGATGATGCGGTTGGCGGAAGCGCGGTCCAGGCTGGCGGTCGGCTCGTCCACCACCAGCACCCTGGTGCCCAGGATCAGGGCACGTGCGATGGCGACCCGTTGGCGTTCACCGCCGGACAGCTGGGCGGGACGGTGCCGCATCCGGCGGCCGAGGCCCACCAGGTCCAGCAGGTCCTTGGCCATGTCCCGCCGCTGGTCCACTTCGCCGTCGGGAACGGCCGGCAGGAGCACATTCTCGAGGGCGCTCATGCCGTCAATCAGGGCGCCGCCCTGGTCCACATAACCGATCAGGGCACGACGGCGGTCGGCGATTTCGTCGTCGCCCATGCTTTCAAGGGAATCGCCTTCCCAGAAGACGCGCCCCGAGGTCGGCAGCGTGAGGCCTGCGCCGACGGTCAGGATGCTTGTCTTGCCGGAGCCGCTCCGCCCGGCGACGCAGTGCATTTCGCCGGCGTGCAGGGTGAGGTCGAAATCCTCAACAACGCTGACTGCTTCAGCACCGCCCTTGCCGCCGCCATAGCGGATGGTGATGCCGCTCAGTTCCAGCGGGGTGGCGTGGTCGGCCGCCTTGACGATGGTGTTGGCGCGGGTCTGCAGGGGAACCTCACCGGAGCCGCCCCGGCGGCTCCGGTGGACATTGGTCGGGTTTGTCATTGGACCACTTTCGTTGCAATCGGTATCCAGCAAAGTACAGCCACGAGGCCGGCGACGGCTGCCCACAGGGCGGCATAGGGGGCGAGCAGGAGGCCGATGCCGAGGGCGCCCAGCACGCCCAGCGGCAGGGCCACGGTTCCCACCAGCGCGTTTTCAAAGAGCCGGACCTGGCGGAGCATGTCCGGGTTCCATCCCATGGCTTCAAGGATGCTCAGGTACTGCCGCTTGGCATTCAGTTCAAACCGGCCGGTCACGAGTGTCAGGACCAGGCCCACCACAACCCCGGCCAATGCCAGCAGGATGCTCGGCAATGCCACGCTGGCGGCGGCCAGGCCGCTCAGCGCGCTGGCACCTGCTGCGCGCGGGATGTCGATCAGCAGGGCGATCAGCCCGCCCACGGCGGCACCGAAGACGCCGACGGCGACGGCCAGGGACAGCGTGTTGAACTTGTTGGTGCCCAGCTGGCGGTTGGCGAAGGTCAGCGGCGAGTCCACCGGAATAAGCCGCTCGTCGTGCTGCGGCTCCTGGTCAATGACGTCGCGGTGGCGAAGCTGCTGTGCCGCGAAGAGGGCCGCGCCTGCGTAGAGCACCAGCACGGCGACAGACACCAGGGCCGTT
The window above is part of the Pseudarthrobacter sp. NS4 genome. Proteins encoded here:
- a CDS encoding ABC transporter ATP-binding protein; the protein is MTNPTNVHRSRRGGSGEVPLQTRANTIVKAADHATPLELSGITIRYGGGKGGAEAVSVVEDFDLTLHAGEMHCVAGRSGSGKTSILTVGAGLTLPTSGRVFWEGDSLESMGDDEIADRRRALIGYVDQGGALIDGMSALENVLLPAVPDGEVDQRRDMAKDLLDLVGLGRRMRHRPAQLSGGERQRVAIARALILGTRVLVVDEPTASLDRASANRIISILKDTTSDGIAVLVASHDHELVRLSDTLTELI